In Ooceraea biroi isolate clonal line C1 chromosome 14, Obir_v5.4, whole genome shotgun sequence, the genomic window TCAAGCGTCTCTTCTTCCGCAccctccgtttcttcttcgcgcTCCTCTTTGCGTCCTTCAACCCCTTcaagcgtctctctctctttatctccgcctccttcttctcttacACCCCCTTCGTATTATTTCTCTATGTCCGAATCCTCTTCGCGAGCATCCATTCAAGTGTCACCTCCTAGCTCTCCCCGTTACTCTCCGTCTATTTCTCCAGCTCCCTCCTCCCTACGCTATTCGCCGGTGCAACCTGGCgatttggaaaattttgcaaattctccttctcctcctcgttctccgtcGCCCGTCAGGGATGACGACATAGTCGAAGAGTTCATCCAGCGTTCACTGGTGACTCTAGGAGAACGATTCCTCCACATTTTTCCTCCAGTCACTCACCCTCTACCACCTAATGCCATTGTGATAGACTCAGACTTCTTTCCTATTCCCTCTCTCAGGGCCGCTCTTCGGCACACCGACCCAAACGTCGGGATCCTTCTGATTGTCAGAGGACACCTATATCTTACCCTGTTCCCCGCCTCTTTCCTCCGCCggtattttttaagtaatgattagtgttaatatagaaatagattttagaaatagatcAGTCGccgtaattttcatttatatattattttattggttAAGTTGTTCTCCTttagttttatgttttttgaaatagactcagtttgaaaaattgatctaGGAAGTAAAGCGTTTAATTTCCGCTTATGTTTAGTTTtcaatttagaattaattataatttccgagTAAAGCGTATTATTTCCGCTTATGTTTAGTTTtcaatttacacattttatagaCACAAAACAATACATAcactttaaatttctttcaaccAAATATGTTCTAGACatactttgttttctttagaataaaatgtttattagttAACTAGTCACCGAtgtattcattttaattccctCTATTCGTTTCCGCCTTCCCAGATCGTACGGGTTCTGTCCcaggtaaaagggattcagtTTCCCTGACCTAAACAGGGACCAACGGACAGACCGTTCCAGGGCCTACGGTAAAATCGACCTCCGTGGTCATTGACCTTTAAGCCGGAGCAAGTGATCAGTCCGACTCGTGTTTTGAGACCTGACCGCCACAAGATACGAGAGGCGTCCTGTTGCGCTCTTccttcgagctcacggagctctggacgtaataCTGCACTACATGTcgcattatcgaaataatgttggGACGCTGGCTGCAGTCCAGttgacattataaatatttcgaaatactgtgtatttctttttttctttctaagaAAAAGGACGAGAAATAAAGAGTATTTCGAAACATTTGTCATAAATGTCACATCTTCCCAACATGTCGAGAATATCAACCATGTTTGTAATTTGCCGACTTCATTATTTATGTTACCGATTTAGTTACATCTAAATGATGGCGCTTCCGCGACGGAGTTCGGccgtcactccaggatccccttaatggTCGAGCGAAGtctaacataaatattttcggTACCTTGCGTATCCATAAATGCTTATCGTGCCCTTGTATTTCTATTTGGTACGGATTTCGTCTCCGGGATTCGTCTTACAAGTGCGACGTCTCGGGAGTACGTCCTTCAAAAGGTCGCTTCTCGTACGGTCTCGGTACTGCGCGTAACCGGTGTCGGCTCGCGGCGGTTAACTCTCGTGATTCTCGAATAATTGCTCTTTTATCAGTTTCAAAACGTTCAGGCAACAAAACCAGGGAAGCTGATCACTGGAAAAACTACGTGTGGCCCTCAAACCCGTGTTAGAACGATCTCTTAGCGTGTACGTCGTACTTTGTGGTAATCAGAGAGCGATAATGACACGTCTATAATAATCGGCGTCTGTCGGCGAACTGCCGCGTCTGCAACGAGAGCTGAGCACGAGGGAGCGGCTAGTAGCTGCTCTTTCCGAGAGATGGCGCTGATGTAAGTCGGTGCGGAGATAATTTTGCAGAATAatcgttttaattattctttcgcaaattaataatactattattgctgtataattgttaattaacatAGTTGAATACTGTTCGCACTCGTAATCGTAATTGTTTCGATGATTGCAGATGTTTAATTAACAATCACTCGGTTTTTATATCAGATCAGCGTTGCgtctatataaaattatttctccaccttttatttaatttctctctcgtgtTATTGTTGCAGATGACTGTACAGTACGTTTCAACGTGTTATCGATAATACCGGGTGACtctaataatgaaaattaatgattcGACTACGCCTGGTGTTGTTTCCTCGCGTTTATACATCAACCTCGCTCACCTCTACAACTAAATTATATTCCAATTAACGCAATgttcatatattaaaataatgatgttaaattataataatcattaactataattaaactatatgtattatgttataatattttaatgcaattattgTGCTACGCAAATATAAGTGACCGGGATTGAATATCTGAttgtaaaatttgttaatgatTAAACGCAGTTTCCTAAATAATCGCACTTATTCGTTGTATTACCTAATCATCCGAGATTCTATCCCGTTTTGAATGTCAGCCAAAACAAAAGGGAGGCTATTACGGctgaattaaaattgttcGCGAATACAAAAAAAACGTGAATAACAAACATTCCAATTTCAATCTGTGACACTTTGTCAGTGCGCCTTTATGGTTTTAACACtacacaaaaaagaaaaaatgaatttgACACTGGATCTTCTCGCGGGCGTCCTGCGCTTACATTTCCGCTTGCCTAACATGTAATATTCCTTGGCTCTAccaaataaatgatattaacttttaataataataaattcgcgTAAATAAACGTTCATAATACTcaaaacgataaaataaaatgaccagcaataattaatactacTCAATATCCATATCAATATTCCTGTATATGTGTAACgcaaatacttttaattataataaaaaaaagaatcgtaGACGGCTGCTGGAAAGCAACGGACGTCACAAGGTTCCGACTGTCTCCGTGGTCCTAACTACGTAATACATGTTTTGTATGGAtagttacaataattttttcacaatGGGCCGGTAAATCATGGTCCTGACCTTGCAAAACAACGTTTTAAAGGTATTGGAGCACGTTTTGCGTCCTTTTAAATAGTCCTGACCTTTGACAAATGCTGCCAAAAGGGGGAAAAGACACTTTTGCTCCGATTAAATGCCCGTGACCttgaagaaacattttttaaagatattgGAGCACGTTTTGTGTCCTTTTAAATGGACCTGACCTTTGACAAATGCCGCCAAAAGGGAAAAAACACTTTTTGCTCCGATTAAATGCCCGTGACCTTGAAAAAACACTTTCCAGGTACACAACAATAGGTTTTATGCAATAACGTAATACAAAaccataaaatgtaataacaagTGATAACttgcaataaaatgcaatcaaATGGAATAACAAGTAACAACATGCCaacaaacgtaataaaatgcaatacaaTTCAAACAAATTCAATAGCATGCAGTAAAATCTaatgaaatgcaataaaatacattaatgcAATACAATgcgataaaatgcaataacatTTAATACAATGCAATCCCATTTATGTGTTCGTAAACTCGGCGGAAAGCTATTTCGGAAAAGTACATACAATACTGTCGCTGCGTTGGGGTAAACAAGTCGTCGCCAGCGAGCCGTTTTGTTTACGACTCAAGTAAGCACTTCCTGTCTTATCGCCGAGTATCGTCCTTTTAAGCACATAAATAGGAGGATTGCTTTCGTCAAAGCGTgctataaaatgatataaaaactcTTGAAATTGATGAACGGTTcggtaattattattcgaaaagttTCTAGCAAAGATTTCGTAAAGATCTATCTAACCATGTCCTATTCGAATGAAGAAGCATATGATATGCTGTTAATTTTGGGTGAGTGTCGAGGTACGTTCAGTGGAGCTGAAAGATTATGGCGAGAGCGTTATCCTGATCGGACTCCTCACTCACGGAACGTTTTTTCACGTTTGGCTAAGAGAATCAGAACTAAAGGTGTCATTCAGCCTGAACATAACAAAAGTAGACAGATCCACCGTCCAATTAGGGATGAAAAAACGGCGGAAATTCTTGCATTGGTAGAGTTGAACCCTCATGATTCCGTGAGACGTCGAGAAAGAGATTCTGGCGTTAGTCGTGACATTATTTGGCGCATTATGAGAGCAAACAAGTTTCACCCTTACAGAATGTCTGTTCACCAAGCGTTGAAGTATGATGATTTTCAACAGAGActtgcattttgcaattggaTAAGACAGCAACCACCTGATTTTCaccttaaaattttattttctgacgaATGTACATTTAAAAGTAACGGATCTAATAATACTTGGAACTGTCGTTATTGGTCACAAGTTAATCCTCACTGGTTGAGAGAAATAGATCATCAACATGTGTGGAAAGTTAATGTTTGGTGTGGCATTATTGGAAGTCAGATCGTAGGTCCtattttctttgaagaaaatcTAAACGCTGATAGATATTCAGCTTTGATAGAGACAGATCTTCCTATCTTACTAGAAAATCTTCCTCTGCAATTGCGCTTGGACATGTGGTTTCAACAAGATGGATGCCCGTCGCATACATCGAGAGTTGTTCGTACAATACTAAACGCTATGTTTCCCAACAAATGGATAGGCAAATATGGTCCCATCAATTATCCGCCCCGATCACCGGACCTCACCgttttagattattatttttggggAAGGATAAAAGATTTGGTGTACCATGAACGTCCGACTATAAGGGACAATATGATCCTTAGGATAAGTGAAGCAATTCGATCTTTAGGTGCTGATGAGATTCTTCGAGCAACTAATTCCTTCCAACGCAGAGTAGATATGTGCATCGCAGAAAACGGTGCTCACTTTGAACACTTTGCTTGAACAAACATACTCACTCACTCAGAAACGTTGTTAACCCGTTGGTGCATAATGTCCCGTATTTGGGAcagctatttcagttttttttaaatgcttttacgtattcataattggtttgtgtaacatagtatttggtatcactatgtttattaattatttttccgtttttttggCCGTACcactgaaaacattttaaaaacattacaattttttaaattaagaaaaaacatgGAACTAGAAACTCgccacgtcctcgtcgttaGTTCTGGATTATGTTAAGAGCgagacttttttatttcaaaatgtagtttttatttcaaatacatgtcaaggtcaatggaggcattttcagaaaacatgtttcagacaaaagttgttccaattaattggtagaagaagatgatataataaaaaatgggagtttccatttaagattttaaagttgaccttgagacttcctgcataactgctgtcaaggtcaaatatgtatcaccatttcatgtaattgttaaagccctacaaattttgattaaaacatttttatctgtcacgctcagttatcaaaatattcggcatgtacgggtggtctcagacaccctgtataagagaggacatatataaaaatagttatGGATTATATTGTCATGAGTatccaataaatatattgatataaaagaCAAAGACATTGCGTTTGTTTTACCCCCCCTTTTTTAAGGTTTAGGGTTAGCTTTAGGGTTAGCTTTAGGGTTAGGTTTATGGCAATCGGAGAGGCGAAACAAAATACTGGTTGCGTCTCACTGGAATGGGCGTTGGAGAGGCCCATTCTATttctaaaatgtaataaatatgtttattacatttaatatgtaatgaaaatgattattacattttatcacattttattgcatttcattGTATagtattgaattttattatattatattgcattttaatgtatcattgcattttattagaTTGTACTGCATggtattgcattttattagattttacTCCATGGGATTGCATTGTATTAAatgttattgcattttatcgcATTGTATTgcattaatgtattttattgcatttcattAGATTTTACTGCATGCTATTGAATTTGTTTGAAttgtattgcattttattacgtttgttGGCATGTTGTTACTTGTTATTCCATttgattgcattttattgcaaGTTATCActtgttattacattttatggtTTTGTATTACGTTATTGCATAAAACCTATTGTTGTGTACCTGGAAAGTGTTTTTTCAAGGTCACGGGCATTTAATCGGAGCAAAAAGTGTTTTTTCCCTTTTGGCGGCATTTGTCAAAGGTCAGGTCCATTTAAAAGGACACAAAACGTGCTCcaatatctttaaaaaatgtttcttcaaGGTCACGGGCATTTAATCGGAGCAAAAGTGTCTTTTCCCCCTTTTGGCAGCATTTGTCAAAGGTCAGGACTATTTAAAAGGACGCAAAACGTGCTCCAATACCTTTAAAACGTTGTTTTGCAAGGTCAGGACCATGATTTACCGGCCCattgtgaaaaaattattgtaactaTCCATACAAAACATGTATTACGTAGTTAGGACCACGGAGACAGTCGGAACCTTGTGACGTCCGTTGCTTTCCAGCAGCCGTCtacgattcttttttttattataattaaaagtatttgcGTTACACATATACAGGAATATTGATATGGATATTGAgtagtattaattattgctggtcattttattttatcgttttgAGTATTATGAACGTTTATTTAcgcgaatttattattattaaaagttaatatcatttatttggTAGAGCCAAGGAATATTACATGTTAGGCAAGCGGAAATGTAAGCGCAGGACGCCCGCGAGAAGATCCAGTGTcaaattcattttttcttttttgtgtaGTGTTAAAACCATAAAGGCGCACTGACAAAGTGTCACAGATTGAAATTGGAATGTTTGTTATTCACGTTTTTTTTGTATTCGCgaacaattttaattcagCCGTAATAGCCTCCCTTTTGTTTTGGCTGACATTCAAAACGGGATAGAATCTCGGATGATTAGGTAATACAACGAATAAGTGCGATTATTTAGGAAACTGCGTTTAatcattaacaaattttacaaTCAGATATTCAATCCCGGTCACTTATATTTGCGTAGCAcaataattgcattaaaatattataacataatacatatagtttaattatagttaatgattattataatttaacatcattattttaatatatgaacATTGCGTTAATTGGAATATAATTTAGTTGTAGAGGTGAGCGAGGTTGATGTATAAACGCGAGGAAACAACACCAGGCGTAGTCgaatcattaattttcattattagaGTCACCCGGTATTATCGATAACACGTTGAAACGTACTGTACAGTCATCTGCAACAATAacacgagagagaaattaaataaaaggtggagaaataattttatatagacGCAACGCTGATCTGATATAAAAACCGAGTGATTGTTAATTAAACATCTGCAATCATCGAAACAATTACGATTACGAGTGCGAACAGTATTCAACTatgttaattaacaattatacagcaataatagtattattaatttgcgaaagaataattaaaacgatTATTCTGCAAAATTATCTCCGCACCGACTTACATCAGCGCCATCTCTCGGAAAGAGCAGCTACTAGCCGCTCCCTCGTGCTCAGCTCTCGTTGCAGACGCGGCAGTTCGCCGACAGACGCCGATTATTATAGACGTGTCATTATCGCTCTCTGATTACCACAAAGTACGACGTACACGCTAAGAGATCGTTCTAACACGGGTTTGAGGGCCACACGTAGTTTTTCCAGTGATCAGCTTCCCTGGTTTTGTTGCCTGAACGTTTTGAAACTGATAAAAGAGCAATTATTCGAGAATCACGAGAGTTAACCGCCGCGAGCCGACACCGGTTACGCGCAGTACCGAGACCGTACGAGAAGCGACCTTTTGAAGGACGTACTCCCGAGACGTCGCACTTGTAAGACGAATCCCGGAGACGAAATCCGTACCAAATAGAAATACAAGGGCACGATAAGCATTTATGGATACGCAAGGTAccgaaaatatttatgttagaCTTCGCTCGAccattaaggggatcctggagtgacggCCGAACTCCGTCGCGGAAGCGCCATCATTTAGATGTAACTAAATCGGTAACATAAATAATGAAGTCGGCAAATTACAAACATGGTTGATATTCTCGACATGTTGGGAAGATGTGACATTTATGACAAATGTTTCGAAATACTCTTTATTTCTCGTCCTTTTtcttagaaagaaaaaaagaaatacacagtatttcgaaatatttataatgtcaaCTGGACTGCAGCCAGCGTCccaacattatttcgataatgcgACATGTAGTGCAGtattacgtccagagctccgtgagctcgaaggAAGAGCGCAACAGGACGCCTCTCGTATCTTGTGGCGGTCAGGTCTCAAAACACGAGTCGGACTGATCACTTGCTCCGG contains:
- the LOC113563420 gene encoding uncharacterized protein LOC113563420, which codes for MSYSNEEAYDMLLILGECRGTFSGAERLWRERYPDRTPHSRNVFSRLAKRIRTKGVIQPEHNKSRQIHRPIRDEKTAEILALVELNPHDSVRRRERDSGVSRDIIWRIMRANKFHPYRMSVHQALKYDDFQQRLAFCNWIRQQPPDFHLKILFSDECTFKSNGSNNTWNCRYWSQVNPHWLREIDHQHVWKVNVWCGIIGSQIVGPIFFEENLNADRYSALIETDLPILLENLPLQLRLDMWFQQDGCPSHTSRVVRTILNAMFPNKWIGKYGPINYPPRSPDLTVLDYYFWGRIKDLVYHERPTIRDNMILRISEAIRSLGADEILRATNSFQRRVDMCIAENGAHFEHFA